DNA from Eucalyptus grandis isolate ANBG69807.140 chromosome 5, ASM1654582v1, whole genome shotgun sequence:
ACTCTGGCGACGGTCGACCACCCTCTCGCGCTCCCTCACTATCTGGTTCTCTCCCCCTCACTCGCTTAAACCCTCCCCAGCTCTTCCAATTTCTCTCCCTCTGTAGCTCGAACCCCCAAAAGAACCGGCAGGCGCGCATGGCCCCTGCCACCGCCAGCTTGCCGGCCGGACTGATtcgacccgcggatcacgccgcCATCTGCTTCATGGCGATCCCCTATTTCCTCTGCTCGTACCCTTGGCATGAGGGGAGGAAGATGACCTGCACGGGGGCCGGCCCAAGCGCAAAAGGGAGAAAAGGTAAAGAGATAGGTGGGCGAGCCCACGCAAGAAGAAAAGCCCTCTATTCGGCCCCATTCGATTTTTCTTATaccttttaatgaaattttttactttttactttttttttttttttaattttcaatttttgttttagtttttttaaaatttttaattttaataattagtgaTAGTTGCTCCTAATGTTTATGCGCAATGGATTTTAATAAAAACATACGCGAtgcattttaataaaagttatttattttactctttacttcttttttttcttcctaaataaaatagtaaaatttaggtgtcaacaacaatTATGCATTGACGCTGCTGTGTGAAAAGTAGTTTCTAGGTGAAGATCACTCCACCTCTGTTTGTCCATGTATTTGTCCGTTTACTCTTGATAAACAAAACTATCATTATACCCTTGGCATCTGCAATTTAACTCCAACTTACGCAATTGGGGGCCGATTATTTAACTGCTCGAACCACATATCCTCTTAAAAATTGGAATTCAGTGCAATCTAATTGCTGTATGAAGTGAATCATTATGTAATAGCATAGACTTGTTTTGAACTAGTAGATTCTACTTTTAAGCACCACCTACAGTGAGCAAACCATGACAATAGACATTATTGTGTGATGATTGAGCATATATCCTTACGTCCCCCACGTTTATTGCAATGACATGCCTAGAACACAGCATGCAATCCAGCGTTCTCAGCAAAAACCACTGTGGAAGGATTACCATCACGATTTCATTGGCAGCCACGGGTTATGGATTCTCATATTAGGCAACCAATCTGGTTCTATACTGCGGAAaatggctttttttctttcttttttggtatccTGTCATTTGAAGGTAAACTAGAAAAGAGATCAGGTGTGAAGCTCAAGATCATACTTTGATCAAAGCATTATTACAAAATTATATAGGTTGTGTTCACTCCCATTATAGTGACGACTTGGTAAAGAGGAATGACAAAGCACTTTTCAAAACGTCTGTTACCAGCAATAGAAAGAGTGAAAAGATGAGGAGATGAAAAGATGATGCGAAGGTATAACACCCAAGGAAGAAAGGTGGGAATGCAGAAAGAACAACACTGCATTATCCCCACATCCTGCGATGTGTATCTTCgcatgcatttattttgtttcttctccATCAATAGGCATAATTATCGATCTAAATGAGAGATTCAAAAAGTTCTCCAAAATCGCACTTTTAGTTCATTCTTTTAACTCTGCTTTAAACTGATATCCCTAAGATATCTCCTCTCATATGGGGATTTTAGGTTTGCTATGGTAGGCAAAAATTGAGAATCCTAGACAATTTCAAGTGACTAGATGATCCTATAGATTGGTTGCAGGCTAATGTAAATTTTGGTATGTTACATTGTTGATTTAGTTCTTGAACATTCTATAAATTTATCGATCATATGATAGATCTGTGCAAGGGCATGCTTCTCACGACTTATATTTGTATGAGGGAAATTGAAATCTAGTCatatttgagtgaaattcgtTGATGCTACTACAATAATCCTGGTTGAGGCATCGGGTTTGTCTCTGATTCAAAGTCAACTTTCATGCTTTTGGACTTCGGTCTGTCCAAAGAACATCTTTTTTGTAATGCATGCAACGAATATGGCCTTTTGGTGAACAGTCAAGCGATTCTCTACACCGTCTAACTTGAATTTGGCACATCCTATATTTTCGGCTTTAATATGTCAAGCAATGTTTCCTGTAAAGGACACTCGTAGACAACCAACTCAATCAAAAACTCTAGCTTGATAAGGCCCTCAACAACCTGCAGCTTGGAGCACGCATAGACGCACAAATGTTGAATGTTATTCAAGCCCGATATACCACTTAACTTTTATATAGCTTTGCACCCTTCTATGCAGAAGTACGTTTTCCCAGTGCTTCACTCAAAAGTTTTTTTAAGTTCTTTAAAGCATTGGCAAGAAATACTCCTAGTGCACAAAAGGTTGACTCGCTCAAAGAAGACTTGGATTGATTAAGGACCCCAAGAGATCTTAACTCATCGCATCCTATCATTTTAATTGACCCACAGGCATCCATTGATCCAGTAATCATAGCATACCAAGAAGCTCAGTCTCAATCAGCTAGATGCAATTGATTACTGCCAGTGTCCTTAAGCTAGATGGCATTAATAATCTCTCAAGGTGACATGCAGTCAACTTAAGTGCTCCATCGACTTAAATGTCTTGCTATCGACATTAACCAGGAGTTAAACTGGACATAATTATCAAGTTGCACAGTGGCGATCCTCTCAAGTTGAAATTTTGAAGGTctaaagaaagtaaagaaaggCGGTAGCTGCATAAGGGGTTGCAAGTCTAGTCTACACAAAGCAATATTTTTTGGAAGAGAAAGGGACCCAACTCTATAGGCGGTGCGCCGATATTGAGAAGACACGGCTCCAACTTCTTCGGTCTAGATAGTCTTCCAGTCCATCCCAAGTCATTTGTGTGCATTAGGTCTAATACTGGTTGACATTTAGAGCCTTGGATAGGACCAACTCTACCAAATTCATAAGCTTTGAGAGATTTAGGACTACCTGCAGTGAGTAAGATTTAACACGTAAGCAGACTAAACTTAATGGAAGCTCAGCCAACTCTTCAATCACATCACACCATGTCGAGCCAACCATTGAGCGGTGAGAAAGCATGCAAATTGGACGGGCAAGTTTCTAAAGCCACAAATTTCAGGGATCTTTAAAGCTTACCTTTTGCATTTTGGCTAGTTCTAGCCCTTGATCTCATCAACCTTCTTAAGAGCTTCCTACCATGATTCTACAACGTAAAGAAACTTGTTCTAGTGTTCAAGTATGGCCATCTAGTATAAGGGGGCTCAACATCATCAGGCTCCACATCATCAAAAATGGGTAGGATCTGTTTTTTCCCCTCTGACATGTAAGAAACTTAGTTTTCGTCTTCCTCGTGGCTTCTTGTGTTTTGCTTCTCATAAGTTCTCTTGTTGAAAAGTTGCCACAACGAcatctttgaattttgatggcTCAAAAAGAGACAGTACAATGCAGCACAAGCAAATGATGTCGAGTTCATATGGCTTACTATGAAAGGGTAGTACTTCACTTTCCATAGGCAGAGGAAGAATGTAATAACCTCATCATCAAATGAAGAACTTCCACACATATAATTCAGATGATGTGCACATCAACATCAATAATGGACAAGGAACGGCAGAAATAAACACAGCTCACACATTTTAACTCTGCATAAGCAAGTGATGAGAGTCTGGGAGCTGCTGGCAAAAGGAACTAAATTAGAATAAACACCACAATAGAAACTTAGTTGCTGATGTATTTGCATTTGAATCAGTGGTCTGCCATGGTTAATATTTGGTCCAGAAGTTCGattcctgcttccaagcaaaagaaatcaagaacCTGGATGCATAATTGGTCAGATACTCTACTCCTAAACAATTAGAGCCGAAAAGTAGGTATGATGCATATCAACTGCATTTATTAACCATGTTCACCAATTGCAGAGTTTCGAGTAATTGGAACAATtcaagtttttgcttttttttcttccacgAAGCAAAACTTCAGTGAAATAACAATAGTTGAGAGGAGGATGACTGTATCCAAGTTATAGAATGGCTATAATAGTCCTCATGGACCTGATCTTATCAGTATATACCTGAGTAGAAGCACATGAAGATGTGCATGTCCGTGTGGACACATATTTGAATGCCTTGGAACATAAATCATCCATTCACAATAATTCAGCTGAAATTTACAAATAAGCAATGTGgttgatattttaaataaattaaattacaatAGTTTTAATACTAGCTTAAGACATGTGCCTGAAATGATCGAATAGTGATCTTCCTAGTGACTATTGAAGATATTATTAATCCCTCGGATAGTGCTGTTGATGTTAAAAGGTCTCATTTACTTCATTTCTAAATTTCTGTATCACCACACTAACGTGAAATATACAGAATCATTGATGACATGAAGTCTAATAGCCTGGACAGGGAGAAAAAACAGGACATAACTAGAGACAATATGCATACCAGTAGGAGCGAGGATGATGTTGTTACTTTTAAGACGACAAGAGATGAAACAATACTAAATTTGTCAAACGAGGCCAAAGAAGAGAGAACTAGCATCCACTGAGAACATTGCCTGAGAACTTTGATACCGCAAGATTACCATCAAAAGGTGAGACGCAGGTACCTAACAGCTTTGATACCGGAAGGATCTGTGATATCTTCAGTTTCGTGGGGATATATCAAGCTCATTTGCACATttactcataaaaaaaatgaagttggtATTTATGCAAAACAAAACCACTAATCACGCCGAAGTCCAGAAATTTCACCTTTGCAAGCGCATCCCTTATCCCTATACTAGATTGGCTTTGTGCAATAACTAACATTTGACTTGAACACATATATTAAATAGACTTGCACCCCCACTTGCACCCGGGTCCGTGCAATGCCAATGTCAAGGATAACATCCCACACAAAACCATAACTTTTGGAGAAGTGGATATATTATATGTTAAAAGTTTCGTGCATATACAGCTCCACAAGGCATTGCATTGCCAATCTCAAACCACAAAACTTGTCTAATGAGTAGTAACACGACAGAAAATCACCACAGGCACCATTAGCCATATCAGCAATTTTAGCGAATAATGGAAGGACTCAATAGCCCATATCATTAAATTctagattaaattagtttagTTCTCTAGACTTGTACCCCTTTTTTTCAACTGCATCATACTTTTTCTCTTGCAATCAACTCCGCTAACTTGcttgatttatgaatttgatcCTTTTGTGACCACCACTACTTGCGCCTTTAAACATTAAGTCATCATGTTAAGTGGACTCACTTAAATGATGTGACCAAACACATCAACGACAAAGTGAAGTCTACTTTTTCGGCTTTCACATAAAGAGTAGTAAGTAAacacttcaatcatatcatCAAAATGTACTCAATCGAGAAAAACTTAAAAacgaggagaaaagaaaaataaaataccaGCAAATGGCATACGAACGGTACATTAGGCAACCGATTTCTTGGTAAAGTGCCATcagcattctctctctctctctctctctctctctcaacagaGTGCAAACAATTCAGCTATCCATGATTTGATGGATAAAATAACCAACTATAAGGCACTAAGGCGGTGCAAACCCATGTGCAAAAAGAGCCCAAAAAGTAAAAGCCATATACAAACAGCTCAAAACCAAAAAGGTGCTCAAATACAAGATGATTATGGACCATGTCAACCAAGGAAGGCACTTACGTCCATACAAAGTCTCCACTACACCAAATGTGGATAATTTCAACccaattttcaataaaaatagaaatgaaaaattattctccATCAAAATCTCTCTTGTTCCAATAATTGAAATCAACCAAAAGAATTATTAAATTTATGTCTCAAAGTTTAACTCGCATACGatattgtctttcttttttgtgagaCGTTTGCTCTTAGGCTTCGCACACAACCTGTTGAGTTGCTTATTAGCCCACGATGGGATTGGCCACCCCTCTTGATCACTCCAGTCCACATTATTAAGATATCCAATGTATTATATCGTGGCAAACTCACCTCATTCCTTGAGGAGCTCAAATACAAAATGATTATGGACTATGTCAACCAAGGTACTTACATTCATACACAAGTCTCCACTACACCAAACAAGGATAATTTCAAgctaattttcaataaaaatataaatgaaagaTTGTTCTCCATCAAAATCTCTCTTGTTCCGCCCCATTGAAATCGACCAAAAGAATTGTTAAAtttatgtcttgagtttgagccaTGTACAAtattatctctcttttttgtgGGACGCTTGCTTGTAGGCTTCACCCACAACTTGTTGAACTGCTTATTAGCCTATGTCGAGATTGGCCACCTCCTCCTGATCACCCCTGTCCACATTGCTAAGATGTCCAATGTATTATATTGTGGCAAACTCACGTCCTTCCCTGAGGTAAgcactccttttcttttcattttttcctattttcctattttgtagcatatttttattcttttatttgtcatcaatttttgtctttttcacaTTGAATTGatggcaaataaaaaaataaagatgccaaaagattagaaaaataaagaaaaaaaaatgagtgccTACTTTGAGAAAGGAGGTGAATTTGCCAATATAGAATGCAAGCAAGATCTTAGTGATGTCGATTTAGGTGATCCTAAAGATAGCCAACGCCAACATTGGCGAATAACCAATAGCGAATGACGTAGTTGCAGGCAAAGTGCATGGGCGGGCAATATAGAGAGGGGACTTACTATATAtccaagcaaaatgaaaattgttcatgggctttatatttattttcctcttgCATTTGAAAAGGTCTGCACAATCAGTTTCCATTTTCattacattttttgtatttcttattcattttttacttcttacaatctattctttattattatttactattttttaagaaagagGACACGGACTGAGCTTGGTCCGAACATAAACTGTACTGGGAACTCGCGAATCTGAGCCGGGGACATAAATGGGCTTATTATACCAGTCCATTTTAATCCTAACCTCACCAAACTGAATCGCAAATATATAACCATACTAAACCCATTTTTTATTATGTCGTAACCAAGCCCCTTTTGGACTATAATCACAAGAAGCGCACACTAAGTACATTTTTAATTATAACAAGGCCATtttccattctctctttctctctatttttgtgTGTAtttatatacacacatatatctttttttccttcttattcaCAAAATCGAACATACTTACTTATTCATCTATTCTAAATAAATGCAAGAAAGATCAATGTTCAAGCCGTACGTTGTTGTCAACTTCCTTTGGCCGTCCGCCACCATCTCAACTACCAATCATTCAATACTCATACGCACAGCCGCAGCATGATCAAAACGACCAGATAAAAAGGAACGCCGTGAACAAACCGGCACCAATGAGTTCAGAGATTAGAATTGATGCTGTCATTTTGGAATTACCTCCTCTCCAACCTCTGCGAACGCAGCAGGAAGACGCACCAACATAGGGTGGAAACTAAACAAAAGGATATGATCAGATTCAATCTTGGCAACAGCGAAATCTCAGTGAAATCGTGCCGAGCAATCAATACGCACTCGAAATAATCCAACAATCAGAAACACAAATCTAATGTGAACTCGGTTCAAGAATTTCGTGTCGAACATATGGTGTGTGCAATCGATCGTGTCAACAGAGGATTCGATATCTGATCTGCGGTAATGTTTAGAGAATCGAAATCGGAAACTGTGGAAGAGCTTCAAACTGGGTGTCACCGcgcgagaaaatattaggtacgtgAGACGTTCCAGCCTGGCAAACAAGAAGGGCGCTCAGAGGACGACACGTGtcctctccgtctctctccccgttctcctctctctcctctctgtctctctcccctccgcctccgctggttgcttccATCGCCCCCCCACCCGACGCcgacgctcctccgcctccctctcgcgacgtccgctctgctctctctctccccctccgcgaagtcgtgcctctcttccGGCGAAACGACGAGCTCGAcggcgccggcgacggcgacgaagcAGAAGACGGAGACGAAGAAGCAGAAgcgcgcgcgctcggggttctggACCTTATCCAAGAAGACAGACACGCGATCCACAACACAAAAATGTCCACTGTCTTCTTTTCCGTCTCTCCACCCTCTCCTTCATTCCCTCCTCAATTCCATTTCAAACCCTCAAGACCACCCTCAAAGGACCTCTCTTTTCCACAACTACTCGTTCCTCGCTCCATGTTGACCCCTCGAGTCCGATCCGCCATTGTCACCTTCCGTCCGGACCTTCTGGAAGTGGCTCGCCGAGGAGGGCGTGGTCTCTTCGACGTGCCCGGTTCGCCCGGCTTACGTTCCCGAAGGCCTCTGCCTCGTCGCTCGGTGAGACATTGCTCAAGATGAAGTTGTCGTGAAGGTCCCCAGGAGGTTGTGGATCAACCCGGACACCGTTGCTGCTTCAGAGATTGGCTATCGCTGCACCGACTTGAAGCCCTGGGTGgctgtctctctcttcttgataAAGGGAGAAGATGAGGGGCAACTCGCCGCGGCGGTTCTATATTGATATATTGCCGGAGCGAACCGACTCGACATTGTATTGGTGGGTTTCGTGTTTGCTTTGCGAAtcctataaaaaatttaagacttgtTATTAATTCTATTGGATAGTCTAAGATTGTGGAGTGGTTAGTTGTGTGCTTCTGTTTTCTGGTTCCAGGGCAGGTGAGAAGAAGAGCTTGCAGAGATAAAAGGTCCGCGTGGTTTCTCCATCGCAGACGTCCCTTGCTCTATGTGCCTTTGTTTAATTGCCTTGTCTCTGGATATCAACGAatgaaccttttctttttcgcgGAATCATCCAGGAACCTTACCATTGCGGATGACCAGGGAGATGAAAGAGCGTGTAGAGAGTCAATACCataaagtaaaagaagaaatcatattGCAGCATGAGCAGCTGTTTCCATCTTCTATTACGCTGGATGGGTTTCTTTGGGCATTTAGCATGCTGAGATCAGGGGCATTCTCTCACCTTAGGGGCCAACTTGTTATGCTTCCACTTGTGGATTTAGTAAGTCAATCGATCTTTCCTATTCTAAATCGATAATGAACTTGTCTGCATTTCTTTCGGGCTTAAACAGCCTGCcagaaaatttatgaattcCATATTATTTACATGCATCAGATTAACCACAGCGCTAGCATAACGAGAGAAGATAATGCAGAGGAGATTAATGGACCAGCAGGTCTTTTTTCTTGGGACCTCCTTTTCTGTTTGAAGTCAACAATGCCTGTCAAAGAGGGTGAGCAGGTAAACCTCTTAAGCCTGTTGAACTTATTCAGTAATTGATGATCCACTTGACATATTACGAATATGATATCACTCCAACACACCGCATATCTTTTTCCCTGTCAGTCACAGAGAAATGAATCTTAATCTAATTGAACTGTAGTAATTAACAAATTGATTACCTGTCGAGAAATCCCCAGAGGTCGAGAAAGTTTCATTTGATTACCCAGAAATGGTATTGCACAAGCCTCATCCGGTAGGGCAGTGATTTGTGACCATTCATTGTGACTAACAGAATCCTGGGACAGGTTTTCATCCAGTATGGATTAAAGAAGAGCAATGCTGACTTGGCTTTTTATTATGGGTTTGTGGAACCAAATACCAATCGCGACTCGTACACACTTACATTCAACATATCTGAGTCGGACCCCTTCCATCCGGAGAAGCTTGATATTGCAGCAGCCAATGATTTGGGTGAGACAGCATACTTAGATATTTTTATGGACCGTCCCCTTCCACCAGCAATTCTTCCATATCTGCGGCTTGTGGCACTTCAAGAAACAGATGCATTCCTCCTGGAACCTGTCTACAAGAAATCTATCTGGAAAACTCTAGAATTACCGGTTAGTCATGTGAACGAGGAGCTGGTATGCAAGATGGTCATAGATGCCTGTGAATCAGCTCTTTCAGGCTACCGCACCACAGTTGAACAGGTACATGTAACGTTCTGATTTCCACTTGGGTAATTTTGTAAGGATGGTTTCTCCTGGGGAATTGGTTTGGTTGGGCTTCGCTGAACCATACGGGGTTAAAATGGCCTAGCTGAGAGTTCTTTAGCATGTCGTCTCTATCCTGAAATCAATCATGGTAGTAAACTTTTTTGGTAGCTAAGGGTATGATAATCTCATGTTTGTTAGTCTCAATGCCAAATGTGGCAAAATGTTTTAGATTGTCGGAATTAGCCAAGTCATTTAACAGTTCTAGTATTTGCAGAGCGTTCACATTTCCCGATCTAAGCCCAGTGAAACTAAAAGTAGGGAAGTCTAAGAAAATGAAGCGCTAAAACCTCTGTCAATGATCACATTTGTACATATCTATGCATCTTTTTGTCTCTGCTGCAAAAAGTTTGGCAACTCTTAGATCagattattttgttttctcctgAAAGCTGTAGAAGCAAATCCCACCTAATTGCTCTATGCTTTCCCCCATTCAAATGCAATGACTTGCAGGACGAGAAGCTAATTCAGGAAGGAAACCTTGGTTACAAACTTGAGATAGCCGTGAGGGTTAGAGTAGGTGAGAAGCGGGTGTTGCAGTAAATTGAGGGTATTCTCAAGGAGAAGGAAGCTCAATTGGATAAAGCTTGAGTATTACCATGAGAGGAGATTGAAGGAGCTTGGTCTGGTTGGCGAGGAAGGCGAAACTTATTGCCAGCCTAAGAAGGATTCTATACCCACCTTATAGAGCCAGTACGCAAGTTTAATCTTGCCGTTGCCTTGAGGttgtttttaaaagtaaaaaacaaaCTGTAGAAACATTTTCCTACTTCCAGAGTATGCAAGGGATGGTAAGCAAAATTAGTGTATTTATCTGTTGTATCGAGTCTTAAACATTACAGACTCAGTTTAGATGGATCGACAATTTGTGTACCGTACTCTGGCGAGTGAGTTCCAATTTGGATGAAGTTCTGAGGGAACAAAAGAAACTAGAGGGATTTGTATTAGTTTTGCCAATTTTCATTAAGTAGGCAAAGAACTAAACTTCTGCAGTTCTGTTTGTATCGTGGTTCGTGGCATTGCTTTGCCAGAAGAAACGATCACTGGTACGGTACGTAAATCGACCAAATCTCTTTGAAGAGCACATTAAGTTGCATCACTGTGTCCCTACAAATTTGTGATCACAGGGTGCGCTCTCTTACTTCCATGTAACGGTCAAAAAGTGAAGCTCAAAGAAATGTTGCTTTGCCGAATGTTGCGACCCCCATATAAATTTAGGTTTGGCTTCGTTTACTATCTTACTCAAAACCTCACTAATGAggttaagaaataaaattgaaatgaacTTGCAGATGTCTCTCAAGTCATCATCTCAATGGATCCTTAACCAACCAAATTTATAGACATGAACCAAATAAGCTTTCATTTTGCGTTATCACAAAAAGGGCAATATGTACACTCTCACTTTCAGGGACTTCTCAACAGATTACAATCGTTAACTATGGACaagaaaaaatgatgaatttatcTTTGTAGTTGCCCTAGAAAGAAGACAAGAATTCTTTGCTGGCTGCTGCTTGTTAGGCTCTCGGGCATTTGCTTATCATGGTCAAACAAAAAACCATTCACGATGATGAAAGCAGAGCAGCTCGCACAACAAACTCAAAGAGTGTCTTCATATCTTAATGTAAGGAAAACTAATGCAGCTATGCCGCGCACTGCAACTTTTGTAGAGATCAACTTGAATCCCAAGCCTGTGAACATATCGTACAGAACATGTTCAGATGATAATTTAGTTGATCATCGCcgtcaatcaattagagacTTCACTGGAGTTCCTCTTGCCCGGGCCTAGCAAATCATCACAGTCACATTGCTCGCAAAGGCACTCCGGAGGATTTGCATAGAAGTAATCCTCCTCCTTGGGCTTATCGACAATAACTCTACAATGACTTGGCTGTCCCATCTTCTTCTCATGTGCCATACGTACAGCAACTTCAAAATCATTCTGTGAAAGTGTGATACAAATCCAGTAACACCACAAGCTTTTTACGATCTAAGAGAACAGTTCTCTTAAATCCAAGATATCTGCAGAAAAATGTCACAGTTTGCACACAgccttttcaaagaaaattggaTAGGTCTAATTTATTTGTCTTGTTCTTCCAAGGGAAATAATGGAAGAACATCAATCAAGTCGACAGCTTACCTGCGGTGACCT
Protein-coding regions in this window:
- the LOC120293321 gene encoding ribulose-1,5 bisphosphate carboxylase/oxygenase large subunit N-methyltransferase, chloroplastic-like, with amino-acid sequence MTREMKERVESQYHKVKEEIILQHEQLFPSSITLDGFLWAFSMLRSGAFSHLRGQLVMLPLVDLINHSASITREDNAEEINGPAGLFSWDLLFCLKSTMPVKEGEQVFIQYGLKKSNADLAFYYGFVEPNTNRDSYTLTFNISESDPFHPEKLDIAAANDLGETAYLDIFMDRPLPPAILPYLRLVALQETDAFLLEPVYKKSIWKTLELPVSHVNEELVCKMVIDACESALSGYRTTVEQDEKLIQEGNLGYKLEIAVRVRVGEKRVLQ